The genomic interval CGCCGAACGCCAGCCGCAACCAGTTCATCGCGTACGACTCGGCAAAGACCAACTTGTCCCGTATTCGCCAGATGAATTCCCCCGCACAGTTCGCGGCTGAACTCGCCCATGCTGACCACGCGCACATTGTCAGGATACTTCTCACCAAACAGTGCCATCGCCCCTAGCGTTCGCGCTTCTGCGATTGGCATCAGGCGTGTCGAGATCGATGCCCCTTCGGCAATCCTGGTATTGATTTCATCCTCAATCTTAACGACTTCGGAGTGCGTCAGGCCGCTTGAATGGGCGAAGTCGAAACGCAGCTCATCTTCTTGAACCTTTGAACCACGCTGCGTCGCATTCTCGCCCAGGTACTTCCGCAGGGCATGATGCAGGATGTGCGTCGCGGAGTGGGCACGACGGATTCCAGCACGCCGCGAGAGATCGATCTTCGCTTGAACTTCAGCTCCCACGGCCAGTTTTCCGGTTTTGAGCACGCCAATGTGGACCAGCAATTCGCCATCGCGCTGCGTGTCCTGCACCACGAACTCGAGACCATGACCTGTGATCGTTCCGGTATCGCCGACTTGCCCACCCGCTTCACCGTAGAATGGCGAGCGATTCAGCACGACTGCAATTTGAACATCGTGCTGCTCGAATGCGTTCACCAGCTTCCCATCGGCGATGATCCCGACGACATCGGCCGTGGCATCGCTGGCATCATAACCCAGAAACTGGGTCCCGCCGCTCTGACGCAGCGTGTCGAGCGGTCCTGCCGACATGACTGAGTTCGCAAAGGCGCCGCGACCACTGGTCTGCTTGTGCTGTTCCTTGCACTCTTTGAACCGCTCCATATCCACCGTCAGGCCGTCGTTTGAGGCCAGCGATTCCGTGAGTTCAATCAAGAAGCCATCAGTCTGATGCAGGTCGAACGCTGCATCACCCGAAATCGTCGGCGAACCGTCGCGTTTGGCCTGATCAACCAGTTTGCGGAAACGACCGATCCCTGACTCAATCACTCGCAGGAATTGTTTTTCTTCCTCAAGGATGCCGTTCTGAACGGCTTCAATTGTCTGACGGAACTCGGGGTACGGGTTCTTCATCATCTCGCCGATCACCGGAACCAATTGCGACAAGAATGGCTCCTGTTTGCCAAGCAGATACCCTTCCATCAAAGCGCGACGCAGCAGCAATCGGACGATGTAGTTCTCTTTTTCCGGACCAGGACCACACCCTTCGTGCAAGGCGAACGAGCAAGCCCGCACGTGGTCGGCAATCCTTCGGAGAGCGCGGCCGGCGGGAGCCCCGTACTCATATTTCACGCCGACGATTTCCCCCGCGGCCTGGCAAATCGGCTTCAAAATATCAATCTCGAAGTTGCTGAGGACACCCTGAAGCGTCGAAGCACACCGCTCAAGTCCCATCCCGGTGTCGATATTTTTCTTCGGTAGCGGCTGCAGATTGTTCGGAGGAGCCCCCACGCGATTGAACTGCGTGAACACCAGATTCCAGATTTCGACGGACTTGGTACCACCCGGCGGTAAGTAATAGATCTCACTACAGGGACCACAGACGCCATCAGGGCCTTGCGAGGGTGACGAGGCGGGCCAGAAGTTCTCGCCTTCGTCTTCACGCGAAATCCGATTCGAAGGCAATTTGATTTCGTGATTCCAGATGTCATAGGCTTCCTGATCATCCAGATAGACCGTGACGGTCAGTCGAGTCGGATCGAGACCCAGCCACGACTTGTCGGTCAAGAATTCCCAGGCCCAGTGAATCGCTTCGCGCTTGAAATAGTCACCAAACGAAAAGTTGCCGAGCATCTCGAAGAAGGTGTGGTGGTACGCGGTCACGCCCACATTGCTGATATCGCCCGTCCGCAAACACTTCTGCGACGTCGTCGCGCGCGTGAATTCGATCGGCCCGATTCCGAGAAACTGGTTCTTGAACTGATTCATCCCGGCTGGCGTAAACAGGACCGTTGGATCGTCTTTGGGTACCAAGACGTCCGATGGCCGACGCACACATCCTTTGGATTCGAAAAACGTCAGGTATTTTTCACGCAGCTCGTCAGTTTTCATAGCGATTCCGTTGATGGTCACAGACCAAGACATCTCTGCCGACACCAGAGATCGGCAGGGTCGATATAATTACAGTAATGTCAGAAATATTAAGCCCGCATCGTCGGACACGGAAATCCGCCCAAAAGATAGCAGATGATCCGATTTCGAGCGACACTTCAGGTCATTCCACCCCTTGAAACTCGACCGCCCCAAATCGGTAACACCTGTTGGCTCGTTTGGTGATCGCGTGTATAAGCCGTGAAATCATTCCATGGAAGGCAGATTCACGCATGCATGTCGCTATCGCTGGAATTGGAACCGCTGTCCCCGACCACCAGTGCGAGCAAGAAGAGGCCGGCGAAGTCGCCGCACAGTATTGCTCCGCCACTCCTGAGCAGGCTCACATGCTGAGCGTGCTCTACCGCATGTCGGGCGTCAATACCCGCGGCAGCGTGGTTCTGGAAAGCGCTGACGGCATTTTAACGGATCGACAAGAGTTCTTTCCGCCCTGCACGCCTGAATCCCCTAACGGTCCAACCACCGAAGCCAGACTAAACATCTATGCGGAAAAGGCGGGGCCACTGGCCCTGACCGCATCGAAACGGGCTTTAGAACAAAGCGAAACGTCCCCTCAGGCCATCACGCACCTGATTACGGTCACTTGCAGTGGTTTCGTCGCCCCAGGCTTCGATTTCACGTTAATCAAACAGCTTCCCCTGCGATCCGACGTGGCGCGCACTCAGATTGGTTTCATGGGGTGCCATGCGGCATTGAACGCCTTGCGCGTCGCGCGTGCCTTCGTCGCGGCTGATCCGACGGCAGTCGTCCTGGTCTGTTGCGTCGAGCTCTGCACCCTGCACTATCAGTACGGCTGGAATCCGGAACAAATTGTTGCCAATTCCCTGTTCGCGGACGGTGCGGCAGCCTGCGTCATCCGGGCCGAAATACCAGCGGTTACTGGTTCCGTGCTGGAATCGCAACAGCGACCGATCTCTCGCATTCTCGCCAGCGGATCGACTCTCTTACCCGACTCGGAAGACGCGATGACCTGGCGCGTGGGCGACCACGGATTTCGAATGACCCTTTCGACGCGGGTTCCCGGTTTGCTGGAAGCCCACCTGCGTCCCTGGCTCACCTCCTGGCTGAAACAATACGACCTGCGTCCCGAAGAGATTTCGACGTGGGCCGCGCATCCAGGCGGGCCGAAGATTCTGAATGCATTCGCCGACACCATGTCGATCCCGCGAGAACAATTGTCGGTTTCGCGTGAAATCATGCAAACACACGGAAATATGTCGTCACCGACCGTCTTGTTCGTCCTGGATCGCCTGCGTTCCAAACAGGCGAGCGGTCCCTGCGTCGCGATCGGATTCGGCCCCGGCTTGGTCGCGGAAGCCACATTGCTCGCGTGATACCGCCACCGATCGCGTTCGGTTCAACAGAATGCGACGTAAGAAAACCGTGCCTCGTCGCTCGTCCC from Schlesneria paludicola DSM 18645 carries:
- a CDS encoding type III polyketide synthase; the encoded protein is MHVAIAGIGTAVPDHQCEQEEAGEVAAQYCSATPEQAHMLSVLYRMSGVNTRGSVVLESADGILTDRQEFFPPCTPESPNGPTTEARLNIYAEKAGPLALTASKRALEQSETSPQAITHLITVTCSGFVAPGFDFTLIKQLPLRSDVARTQIGFMGCHAALNALRVARAFVAADPTAVVLVCCVELCTLHYQYGWNPEQIVANSLFADGAAACVIRAEIPAVTGSVLESQQRPISRILASGSTLLPDSEDAMTWRVGDHGFRMTLSTRVPGLLEAHLRPWLTSWLKQYDLRPEEISTWAAHPGGPKILNAFADTMSIPREQLSVSREIMQTHGNMSSPTVLFVLDRLRSKQASGPCVAIGFGPGLVAEATLLA
- the alaS gene encoding alanine--tRNA ligase, producing the protein MKTDELREKYLTFFESKGCVRRPSDVLVPKDDPTVLFTPAGMNQFKNQFLGIGPIEFTRATTSQKCLRTGDISNVGVTAYHHTFFEMLGNFSFGDYFKREAIHWAWEFLTDKSWLGLDPTRLTVTVYLDDQEAYDIWNHEIKLPSNRISREDEGENFWPASSPSQGPDGVCGPCSEIYYLPPGGTKSVEIWNLVFTQFNRVGAPPNNLQPLPKKNIDTGMGLERCASTLQGVLSNFEIDILKPICQAAGEIVGVKYEYGAPAGRALRRIADHVRACSFALHEGCGPGPEKENYIVRLLLRRALMEGYLLGKQEPFLSQLVPVIGEMMKNPYPEFRQTIEAVQNGILEEEKQFLRVIESGIGRFRKLVDQAKRDGSPTISGDAAFDLHQTDGFLIELTESLASNDGLTVDMERFKECKEQHKQTSGRGAFANSVMSAGPLDTLRQSGGTQFLGYDASDATADVVGIIADGKLVNAFEQHDVQIAVVLNRSPFYGEAGGQVGDTGTITGHGLEFVVQDTQRDGELLVHIGVLKTGKLAVGAEVQAKIDLSRRAGIRRAHSATHILHHALRKYLGENATQRGSKVQEDELRFDFAHSSGLTHSEVVKIEDEINTRIAEGASISTRLMPIAEARTLGAMALFGEKYPDNVRVVSMGEFSRELCGGIHLANTGQVGLCRVVRDELVAAGVRRVTCLTGPKALERIRETEALVKEAAALVKGQPDELPRKIEALQAELREAKKQLAKHSMASLTEAAEQLVAKAETINGVKLVVHNATGYPRESLKEFADRIREKAPSVAVLLALVADDKVAFISSVSKDVLVSKGLNASDCVKTAAKVCGGGGGGRPDMAEAGGKDPSKIDAALEAGAAYCRQKLGA